A genome region from Dendrosporobacter quercicolus includes the following:
- a CDS encoding bifunctional riboflavin kinase/FAD synthetase, producing MQIFTTVTKLCDKYSNIAVALGTFDGIHIGHQAVIGKAVALAGQSGGTSVVFTFSNHPLSIIAPERCPDRIIGNGDKAELLKRLGVDILLNIPFTPELLKYSPEQFIDLLQTNLQPKHIVVGPNYSFGYKSLGNPDLLTRAGREKNFTVEVQPAIYLDGLLVSSTLIRQLIAGGKVEESARLLGRPFKLRGEVINGNQRGRLLGFPTANLNLPEKYAIPDNGVYAVRTHYCSSIYHSVANIGINPTFQGVERHIEVHLLDFNGDLYGQMIEVEFLHKIRSEQSFSSVEQLVEQIKLDIEAARQYE from the coding sequence ATGCAGATATTTACCACTGTCACAAAATTGTGCGATAAATATTCCAATATTGCAGTAGCTTTGGGTACTTTCGACGGTATTCATATCGGACATCAAGCGGTTATCGGTAAAGCGGTCGCTTTAGCCGGCCAGAGCGGCGGTACCAGCGTTGTTTTTACCTTCAGCAATCATCCTCTGTCCATCATCGCTCCCGAACGTTGTCCCGACCGGATCATTGGCAATGGCGATAAAGCCGAGCTGCTGAAACGATTGGGTGTCGATATTTTATTAAATATTCCCTTTACGCCGGAGTTATTAAAATACTCACCTGAGCAATTTATTGATTTATTGCAGACCAACCTGCAGCCTAAACATATCGTTGTTGGTCCGAATTATTCGTTTGGCTATAAAAGTCTGGGTAATCCGGATCTTTTGACCAGAGCCGGCCGGGAAAAGAACTTTACGGTTGAAGTGCAGCCGGCAATATACCTGGATGGCCTGCTGGTCAGCAGTACATTAATCCGGCAGCTCATTGCCGGAGGCAAGGTTGAGGAAAGCGCCCGCCTGTTAGGCCGGCCTTTTAAATTGAGAGGCGAGGTCATTAACGGCAACCAGCGGGGCCGGCTGCTGGGCTTCCCGACGGCCAATTTAAATCTGCCTGAAAAATATGCCATCCCCGATAATGGCGTATACGCAGTACGCACACATTATTGCTCCTCCATTTATCATTCCGTTGCCAATATCGGGATAAATCCGACGTTTCAAGGCGTAGAACGCCATATTGAAGTACACTTGCTGGATTTTAACGGCGACTTGTATGGCCAGATGATCGAGGTGGAATTTTTACACAAGATAAGATCCGAACAGTCTTTCAGCAGTGTGGAGCAGCTGGTGGAACAAATTAAACTGGATATTGAAGCCGCCCGGCAGTATGAGTAA
- the nadC gene encoding carboxylating nicotinate-nucleotide diphosphorylase: MNYAIIDELITKAFAEDFPYGDITSESLLAADAVLEAVLIAKESGIIAGLEVFNRVYTLLGQVNCRFFCQDGTEVQQGQELGVITGNAVNLLKGERTALNFIQRLSGIATLTRQYVNALAGSRTKLLDTRKTTPGLRYLEKYAVAVGGGHNHRFSLSDGILIKDNHIAAVGSIREAVARVRGRYGAMRKIEVEVETLAMVDEALAAGADIIMLDNMEIETMKKAVLAIGGKAVTECSGGIGLQQLGQLGNIGVDYISSGALTHSYSSLDLSLRKKQSVI; encoded by the coding sequence ATGAATTACGCGATTATTGATGAATTAATCACCAAGGCCTTTGCCGAGGATTTCCCCTACGGCGATATTACATCTGAGTCGCTGCTGGCTGCTGATGCGGTACTGGAAGCGGTGCTTATTGCGAAAGAAAGCGGCATTATCGCCGGGCTTGAAGTGTTTAACCGGGTTTATACCCTGCTGGGCCAAGTTAACTGCCGCTTCTTCTGCCAGGACGGAACGGAGGTTCAGCAAGGCCAGGAGCTGGGCGTCATAACCGGAAATGCGGTCAACCTGTTGAAGGGAGAACGCACGGCGTTGAACTTTATTCAGCGGCTTAGCGGCATTGCGACCTTAACCAGACAATATGTAAATGCCCTCGCCGGCAGTCGCACCAAATTGCTGGATACAAGAAAGACAACCCCGGGACTTCGTTATCTGGAGAAATATGCCGTAGCCGTAGGCGGCGGCCATAATCACCGTTTTAGCCTTTCAGACGGGATTTTGATTAAAGATAATCATATCGCCGCGGTTGGCAGTATCCGCGAAGCTGTGGCGCGGGTCCGGGGCCGCTATGGCGCTATGCGCAAAATTGAAGTTGAGGTTGAAACCCTGGCGATGGTAGATGAAGCGCTGGCGGCAGGTGCGGATATCATTATGCTGGATAATATGGAGATCGAGACGATGAAAAAAGCCGTCCTGGCCATTGGCGGCAAGGCCGTTACCGAATGCTCCGGCGGCATTGGCCTGCAGCAGCTGGGCCAGCTTGGCAATATTGGGGTTGATTACATATCCAGCGGCGCACTTACACACTCTTATTCATCACTGGATCTCAGCCTGCGGAAAAAGCAGAGCGTCATTTAA
- a CDS encoding L-aspartate oxidase — MNQPHEFDVIIVGSGAAGLYCALQLNPLLRVLLISRTELRECNSYLAQGGISTIVDQADKAAFIADTLQAGQKKNNLSAITLLANRAEGVIADLLALQMPFTRQNQQLRYTREGGHSIRRIAYADDKTGEHLVETLIAGVQKRANITLWEHTAMIDILESSGTRGRSCTGVLVNKNGQTFTVLSHTTVLACGGIGGLFKHSTNQPTATGDALAIAGKHDIACKDLGYIQFHPTALYEASSDSGRRFLISESVRGEGAYLFNLDKQRFVNELLPRDTVAAAIWAEQRKHPDTPHVYLDISHKEAAYVKERFPHIFHTCLLAGYDLTQQPVPVTPAQHYHMGGIRIDLQGRTALPALYAIGEVACSGVHGANRLASNSLLEALVYGAEAARDINRSIPAGRPDQPLQPVVYAELADDRYRARLVQALLLSKNGGIQHELRDY; from the coding sequence GTGAATCAACCGCATGAATTCGATGTCATTATTGTCGGCTCCGGTGCGGCCGGTTTGTACTGTGCACTACAGCTCAATCCGCTGCTGCGGGTCCTGCTGATCAGCAGGACGGAGCTAAGGGAATGCAACTCTTATCTGGCGCAAGGCGGCATCAGCACGATTGTGGATCAGGCTGATAAGGCGGCTTTTATCGCCGATACTTTACAGGCAGGGCAAAAGAAAAATAATCTCAGCGCGATAACTCTGCTGGCCAATCGCGCTGAAGGCGTGATTGCGGACTTATTGGCCTTGCAAATGCCCTTTACCAGGCAAAACCAGCAATTGCGTTATACCAGGGAAGGCGGACACAGCATTCGCCGCATTGCTTACGCCGATGATAAAACCGGTGAGCATCTGGTTGAAACGCTGATTGCGGGCGTCCAGAAACGCGCCAATATTACCCTGTGGGAACATACCGCCATGATTGATATCCTCGAATCTTCGGGAACTCGGGGCCGGAGCTGCACCGGCGTACTAGTGAATAAAAATGGTCAAACATTTACCGTGCTCAGCCATACAACGGTGTTGGCCTGCGGCGGAATCGGCGGACTCTTTAAACATTCCACCAACCAGCCTACGGCAACCGGCGATGCCCTCGCGATCGCCGGTAAGCATGATATTGCCTGCAAGGATCTGGGGTATATTCAATTCCACCCTACCGCTTTATACGAAGCTTCTTCTGATTCCGGGCGGCGCTTTCTTATCTCCGAGTCAGTCCGGGGTGAAGGAGCCTATTTATTCAATCTTGACAAGCAGCGGTTTGTCAACGAATTGCTGCCGCGTGATACGGTAGCAGCCGCAATTTGGGCTGAGCAGCGAAAACACCCGGACACGCCGCATGTTTATCTGGACATTTCCCACAAAGAAGCCGCTTATGTTAAAGAACGCTTCCCCCATATTTTTCATACCTGCCTCCTGGCGGGTTATGATTTAACGCAGCAGCCGGTGCCGGTAACTCCGGCTCAGCATTATCATATGGGCGGCATACGGATTGACTTACAGGGCAGAACAGCTCTGCCTGCCCTGTATGCCATCGGCGAAGTCGCCTGCAGCGGCGTCCATGGGGCAAATCGCCTGGCCAGCAATTCCCTGCTGGAAGCTCTGGTGTACGGGGCAGAGGCTGCCCGGGATATTAACCGCTCTATTCCCGCCGGCCGTCCGGATCAGCCATTGCAGCCGGTGGTTTACGCTGAACTGGCGGATGACCGGTATCGGGCAAGGCTGGTTCAGGCATTATTGCTCAGTAAAAATGGAGGTATACAGCATGAATTACGCGATTATTGA
- the nadA gene encoding quinolinate synthase NadA: MTIEAKITALKQTKNAVILAHFYQRPEIQQIADYVGDSYYLSKIARQVDQELIVFCGVHFMAESAKILSPHKKILLSAAQAGCPMANMARVEKILRLREKHPDAAVVCYINSTAEVKALCDVCVTSANALSIIRRLPQRKIIFLPDQNLSSYLAGQCPDKEFISYPGYCIVHHRVMPEFVLSLKQKHPHAPVAAHPECRKEVLALADFIGSTGAILSYAGSSPATEVIIITEEGIRYELEKQNPRKNFYFPDQLPMICVNMKKTNLENVLWVLEDEANAIEIDGAIRRQAAGCLEKMHLLAN, from the coding sequence ATGACGATTGAAGCTAAAATAACAGCGCTAAAGCAAACGAAAAATGCCGTTATTCTGGCCCATTTTTATCAACGCCCGGAAATACAGCAAATAGCCGACTACGTTGGCGATTCGTATTATTTAAGTAAAATAGCCAGACAAGTTGATCAGGAACTCATTGTCTTTTGCGGCGTGCATTTTATGGCCGAATCGGCGAAGATATTATCGCCTCATAAAAAAATACTGTTGTCCGCCGCCCAGGCCGGCTGTCCAATGGCCAATATGGCCCGTGTTGAAAAGATTCTGCGGCTCAGGGAAAAGCATCCTGATGCTGCTGTCGTCTGCTATATTAACTCAACAGCCGAAGTCAAGGCTCTGTGCGATGTATGCGTTACCTCAGCCAACGCCCTAAGCATTATCCGCAGGCTGCCTCAGCGTAAAATTATCTTTTTGCCTGACCAGAATTTATCTTCCTACCTAGCAGGTCAGTGTCCTGATAAAGAGTTCATTAGCTACCCCGGTTATTGCATCGTTCATCACCGGGTTATGCCTGAATTTGTGCTGAGTCTTAAACAAAAACACCCTCACGCACCTGTGGCTGCCCATCCGGAGTGCCGTAAGGAAGTTCTGGCCCTGGCCGATTTCATTGGCAGTACCGGAGCTATTCTAAGCTATGCCGGAAGCTCGCCGGCCACGGAGGTCATTATTATTACCGAAGAGGGCATCCGCTATGAGCTGGAAAAACAAAATCCCCGGAAAAATTTCTATTTTCCTGATCAGCTGCCAATGATTTGTGTAAATATGAAAAAAACAAATCTTGAAAATGTGCTGTGGGTATTGGAGGATGAGGCCAATGCAATTGAAATTGACGGGGCGATCAGGCGGCAGGCGGCAGGCTGTCTGGAAAAGATGCATCTGCTGGCAAACTAG
- a CDS encoding NUDIX hydrolase, protein MNLNTKDFLITVNLALFKVDEVKSASVKKLPQKELMVLLEKRKRAPYEDCWLFPYGFVHIDESLDQAVYRELKEKTSLENIYFEQLYTWGAVERDPTARVIATSYMAIAQKDYIKNQAIDERDDLKWFSVNKRLVAVNKPSDMQMVSRYIVSLYNREDDITISYQVIEDITADGFEKRSKYTYEPCSDSRELMAYDHIKILDYALDRIKNKVMYTNIAFGLIPEYFTLTELQQVYEIMLGKELTKPNFRRWISKKVEETQETKKAGAHRPPKLYRLKKSSIIEDQELF, encoded by the coding sequence ATGAATTTAAATACCAAGGATTTTTTGATTACTGTCAATTTAGCCCTGTTCAAGGTGGATGAAGTAAAAAGCGCCAGTGTAAAAAAGCTGCCGCAAAAAGAACTGATGGTGCTCTTGGAAAAACGAAAGCGGGCGCCGTATGAAGATTGCTGGTTATTTCCTTACGGGTTTGTGCATATTGACGAAAGCCTGGATCAGGCTGTGTACCGGGAGTTAAAGGAAAAAACAAGTCTGGAAAATATCTACTTTGAGCAATTATATACCTGGGGGGCAGTGGAGCGGGACCCCACAGCCAGAGTGATTGCCACCTCTTATATGGCTATCGCCCAGAAAGATTATATTAAAAACCAGGCCATTGATGAACGCGACGATTTGAAATGGTTCAGCGTCAACAAGCGCCTGGTAGCCGTGAATAAGCCTTCCGACATGCAGATGGTCTCTCGCTATATTGTTTCTTTGTATAACCGGGAGGATGACATTACGATTTCTTATCAGGTGATTGAAGATATTACGGCAGATGGATTTGAAAAAAGGTCCAAATACACGTACGAGCCCTGCAGCGACAGCCGGGAACTGATGGCTTACGATCATATAAAAATCCTGGATTATGCATTGGACAGAATTAAAAACAAAGTAATGTACACGAATATTGCTTTTGGCTTAATCCCGGAGTATTTTACCTTGACAGAACTGCAGCAGGTTTATGAGATCATGCTGGGTAAAGAACTCACCAAGCCTAATTTTCGCCGCTGGATCAGTAAAAAAGTAGAAGAAACGCAAGAAACCAAAAAAGCCGGCGCCCATCGTCCGCCTAAGCTTTACCGCCTAAAGAAATCCTCGATCATCGAAGACCAGGAGCTGTTTTAA
- the rpsO gene encoding 30S ribosomal protein S15: MLTVDQKQQLIEKYRVHESDTGSPEVQIAILTERINYLTNHLKEHKKDHHSRRGLLKMVGQRRGLLNYLRNNDIERYRTIIGKLNLRK; encoded by the coding sequence GTGCTGACAGTTGATCAAAAGCAGCAGCTTATTGAAAAATATCGTGTTCATGAGTCCGATACCGGTTCTCCTGAAGTACAGATTGCTATTTTGACTGAGCGTATTAACTATCTGACAAATCATTTGAAAGAACATAAAAAGGATCATCATTCGCGTCGCGGCCTTTTAAAAATGGTTGGTCAGCGCAGAGGTTTATTAAATTATCTGCGGAATAATGATATTGAACGGTATCGTACAATCATTGGCAAACTCAATCTGCGGAAATAA
- a CDS encoding polyribonucleotide nucleotidyltransferase, producing the protein MHSFEMELGGRPLSIESGKLAKQAGGAVLVRYGDTAVLVTATASAEPREGIDFFPLTVDYEEKLYSVGKIPGGFIKREGRPSESAILSGRLIDRPIRPLFADGFRNDVQVVATVLSVDQNNPPDIPAMIGASCALCISDIPFDGPIGGVRIGRIDGKFIINPTVAEQEKSELNLVVAGTKDAVIMVEAGADELPEEIILAAISFGHEVIRTIIDFQLNIIAAIGKPKRDIKLFEVTADIDTAVREYATEKLNAAVRNPDKLEREAQISTVKKAAAEYFTDIFPDQGKQIQYVLQKVLKKIVRKMITVEKIRPDGRALEEVRPITCAVNLLARTHGSGLFTRGQTQVLTVTTLGAIGDEQILDGLGVEDSKRYMHHYNFPSYSVGETRPSRGPGRREIGHGALAERALVPVIPNESDFPYTIRLVSEVLESNGSSSMGSVCGSTLSLMDAGVPIKRPVSGVAMGLVKDGGDYSILTDIQGMEDALGDMDFKVAGTTKGVTAIQMDIKIAGITKEILTAALEQAKRGRSHILNIMLETISTPRPELSPYAPRIITMEIHPDKIRDVIGPGGKTIKKIIDETGVTIDIEDDGKVFIAAVDVEAGQKAIRIIESLVREVEVGTTYTGKVTRLMNFGAFVEILPGKEGLVHISQLALERVAKVEDVVKTGDEITVKVTEIDRQGRINLSRKELLKAEANNESPKTT; encoded by the coding sequence ATGCATAGTTTTGAAATGGAGCTAGGCGGCAGGCCACTGAGTATTGAGTCCGGCAAGCTGGCAAAACAGGCTGGCGGCGCGGTGCTGGTCCGTTACGGCGACACAGCGGTACTCGTTACTGCCACTGCTTCAGCTGAACCACGGGAAGGAATAGACTTTTTTCCCTTAACTGTGGATTATGAGGAAAAATTATATTCTGTTGGTAAAATTCCCGGTGGTTTTATTAAGCGTGAAGGACGTCCCAGTGAATCGGCAATTTTATCCGGCCGCCTGATTGACCGTCCAATTCGTCCGCTGTTTGCCGATGGATTTCGCAACGATGTTCAAGTGGTGGCAACAGTATTATCAGTAGATCAGAATAACCCTCCTGATATACCGGCGATGATTGGCGCTTCTTGCGCACTGTGCATTTCAGATATACCTTTTGACGGCCCGATTGGCGGTGTCCGAATTGGTAGAATCGACGGTAAATTTATCATTAATCCTACCGTTGCCGAGCAGGAGAAAAGCGAATTAAATCTTGTCGTTGCGGGCACCAAAGATGCAGTCATCATGGTTGAGGCCGGGGCTGACGAATTGCCGGAGGAGATTATTTTAGCGGCAATATCCTTTGGGCATGAGGTTATTCGCACCATTATTGATTTTCAACTGAATATTATTGCGGCGATCGGCAAGCCCAAACGGGATATTAAATTGTTCGAAGTAACAGCAGATATCGATACTGCCGTCCGGGAATATGCTACCGAAAAACTGAATGCCGCCGTTCGCAATCCGGATAAGCTGGAACGGGAAGCGCAAATCAGCACTGTAAAAAAAGCGGCAGCCGAATATTTTACCGATATTTTTCCCGACCAGGGCAAGCAGATTCAATATGTTCTTCAAAAAGTACTTAAAAAAATTGTTCGTAAAATGATTACCGTAGAAAAAATCCGTCCGGACGGGCGTGCGCTGGAAGAAGTGCGTCCAATCACCTGCGCGGTCAATCTGCTGGCCCGTACGCATGGTTCCGGCTTATTCACCCGCGGGCAAACCCAGGTGCTTACCGTAACCACGCTGGGCGCAATTGGCGATGAGCAAATATTGGACGGACTTGGTGTGGAAGACTCCAAACGCTATATGCATCATTACAATTTCCCCTCCTACAGTGTTGGTGAAACCAGACCGTCCCGTGGTCCGGGCCGCCGGGAAATTGGCCATGGCGCTCTGGCTGAACGGGCATTGGTGCCGGTGATTCCGAATGAAAGCGATTTCCCTTATACGATCCGGCTGGTATCTGAAGTCCTTGAATCAAACGGATCTTCTTCCATGGGCAGCGTCTGCGGCAGCACACTATCCCTAATGGACGCCGGCGTACCGATTAAACGGCCGGTTTCCGGAGTTGCCATGGGGCTGGTTAAAGATGGCGGGGATTATTCCATTCTGACCGATATCCAGGGGATGGAAGACGCCCTGGGCGATATGGACTTTAAAGTCGCCGGTACAACCAAAGGGGTAACCGCCATTCAGATGGATATCAAAATTGCCGGCATTACCAAGGAAATTCTGACGGCAGCCCTGGAGCAGGCCAAACGCGGTCGCAGCCACATTTTGAATATCATGCTGGAAACCATCAGTACGCCTCGACCGGAGTTGTCGCCATATGCTCCCCGGATCATTACAATGGAAATTCATCCTGATAAAATCCGGGATGTCATTGGGCCAGGCGGCAAAACCATTAAGAAAATTATTGACGAAACCGGTGTTACCATAGATATTGAAGATGATGGCAAAGTATTTATCGCCGCAGTTGATGTCGAAGCCGGCCAAAAAGCAATCCGGATTATTGAAAGTCTGGTTCGCGAGGTCGAAGTGGGCACTACCTATACGGGCAAAGTTACCCGCCTTATGAACTTCGGGGCGTTTGTGGAAATACTGCCCGGCAAGGAAGGCCTTGTTCACATATCGCAGCTGGCGCTGGAACGGGTTGCCAAAGTTGAAGATGTCGTAAAAACAGGAGATGAAATTACAGTCAAGGTAACTGAAATTGATCGTCAGGGCCGGATCAATTTGTCCCGCAAGGAATTGCTAAAAGCTGAAGCCAACAATGAATCTCCCAAAACAACCTGA
- a CDS encoding superoxide dismutase — MKQVELNYTFEALEPFIDEVTMRTHYEKHHATYTNNFNATLAKLPELSGKTDAQILADLNAIADAGLRTAIQNNGGGFYNHNLYFSTISPDGGKEPAGTLAGQIQREFGSFTEFREKISSAAIGRFGSGWAWLSSDAAGKLIITSTPNQDNPLMESSGKLTPILGIDVWEHAYYLKYKNLRADYVKAFFEVIDWREVAKRYELSVR, encoded by the coding sequence ATGAAACAGGTGGAATTAAACTATACTTTTGAGGCTTTGGAGCCTTTTATTGACGAAGTAACGATGCGGACTCATTATGAGAAGCATCATGCGACCTATACCAATAACTTTAATGCAACGCTGGCAAAGCTGCCGGAGTTGTCCGGTAAAACAGATGCTCAAATTCTGGCGGACTTGAACGCGATTGCCGATGCAGGACTGCGAACGGCCATCCAAAACAACGGGGGCGGTTTTTACAATCATAACTTGTACTTCTCGACGATTTCCCCTGACGGCGGCAAGGAACCGGCCGGGACGCTGGCCGGACAGATACAGCGCGAGTTTGGCAGTTTTACTGAATTCAGGGAAAAAATATCGTCTGCCGCCATCGGACGGTTCGGCTCCGGCTGGGCCTGGCTTTCCAGCGATGCAGCCGGCAAACTGATAATTACTTCAACCCCCAATCAGGATAACCCGCTGATGGAATCGTCCGGCAAGTTGACGCCTATTCTGGGAATTGATGTGTGGGAGCACGCGTATTACCTGAAATATAAGAACTTGCGGGCCGATTATGTCAAAGCCTTTTTTGAAGTCATCGACTGGCGGGAAGTTGCCAAACGTTATGAATTGTCCGTTCGTTAA
- a CDS encoding EAL domain-containing protein: MKAKKDMHGDQSVEEIGVLKLYILGQSQKSVKALANLQKISENNLREKYFIEICDLAIHPEKAKQDKILAIPTLVKRYPPPVTKIIGDLSDTEKVLCILNEADHTHHNVEADHTYRIIVEEMLEGFVTLDEDGFILFCNKAFSNMMGNKPQAVVGTSITNMITIPDRAEVESFLKNKQRNLRQEINLFTDSKNNIPVLVSASRLDWNGNKIVCMLFTDLTAQKDAEITVKRKEEIITRMAYFDSLTDLPNRILFMDKLGTAIREAERSGDKLAVIFIDLDNFKRVNDTMGHEAGDLLLKEIGIRFRRNIRKADILSRMGGDEFAILTHTKSGIKEADELGRRLIKVASQPCTINNTTHVLSASIGIAIYPDNGYTEEELLNNADTAMYKAKAQGKNKCCLFDDSMREEVMKRACMEGYLRDALNQNELTVFFQPQFEIETGVLRGMEALLRWNSKQLGNVPPSQFIPIAEENRLIHQYGKWMLRHACRKNREWQNKGLPQIKIAVNISPRELEQDCFVEQVIAILRETGLEARYLELEITESLMINGDVKAIDKLEELKKAGVGIVLDDFGTGYSSLSYLNSLPIQILKIDKSFITNLQRKESDISLVKAIISLAHNLGLRVVAEGVENTGQVNILKECRCDFTQGFLYSPPVDEKMAEEILKNQ; encoded by the coding sequence ATGAAGGCGAAAAAAGATATGCATGGTGATCAATCCGTGGAAGAAATCGGAGTCTTAAAATTATATATTTTGGGTCAGTCCCAGAAATCCGTAAAGGCGTTGGCTAATCTCCAGAAAATTAGCGAGAACAACCTAAGAGAAAAATATTTTATAGAAATTTGTGATTTAGCAATCCATCCTGAAAAAGCAAAGCAGGATAAAATTTTGGCAATACCTACTTTAGTCAAGCGTTATCCACCCCCTGTTACGAAAATAATCGGAGATCTGTCGGATACGGAAAAGGTCCTGTGCATACTGAATGAGGCTGATCATACCCATCACAATGTCGAGGCTGATCATACATACCGCATTATTGTCGAAGAAATGCTGGAAGGCTTTGTGACGCTTGATGAAGACGGTTTTATTCTTTTCTGTAACAAAGCTTTTTCCAATATGATGGGGAACAAGCCGCAAGCGGTGGTCGGAACCTCCATTACCAATATGATTACGATTCCTGACAGAGCCGAAGTGGAAAGTTTTCTAAAAAATAAACAACGGAATTTGCGGCAGGAAATAAATCTATTTACGGATTCAAAGAATAACATACCGGTGCTGGTGTCGGCCAGCCGACTGGATTGGAATGGCAATAAAATTGTCTGTATGCTGTTTACTGATCTCACTGCGCAAAAAGATGCCGAGATCACTGTCAAGAGAAAAGAGGAAATCATTACTCGAATGGCCTATTTCGACAGCTTGACCGATCTTCCCAACCGGATCTTATTTATGGACAAGCTAGGAACTGCTATAAGAGAGGCCGAAAGATCGGGTGATAAGTTAGCGGTCATCTTTATTGATCTGGACAATTTTAAAAGAGTTAATGATACAATGGGCCATGAAGCAGGGGATTTGTTACTCAAAGAGATTGGTATCCGCTTCCGGAGGAATATCCGGAAAGCGGATATCTTATCCCGCATGGGAGGCGATGAATTTGCAATTCTTACGCATACAAAGTCGGGGATTAAGGAAGCGGATGAGCTAGGGCGCAGGTTAATTAAAGTCGCCAGTCAGCCCTGTACCATAAACAATACAACCCATGTGTTAAGCGCCAGCATCGGGATCGCAATCTATCCTGATAATGGCTATACAGAAGAGGAACTGCTGAATAATGCCGATACGGCGATGTATAAAGCAAAAGCCCAGGGAAAAAACAAATGTTGCCTGTTCGACGATTCCATGAGAGAGGAAGTGATGAAAAGAGCCTGCATGGAAGGATACTTGCGGGACGCTTTAAATCAAAATGAGCTGACGGTTTTTTTTCAACCCCAGTTTGAAATTGAAACAGGGGTTCTACGGGGAATGGAGGCTTTGCTGCGCTGGAATAGCAAGCAATTAGGAAATGTTCCGCCAAGTCAGTTTATTCCCATTGCCGAGGAAAACCGTTTAATTCATCAGTACGGCAAATGGATGCTCAGACATGCCTGCCGGAAAAACAGGGAATGGCAGAATAAAGGGTTGCCTCAAATTAAGATTGCGGTGAACATATCGCCCAGAGAGCTGGAACAGGATTGCTTTGTGGAGCAGGTAATTGCCATTTTGCGGGAAACCGGGTTGGAGGCCCGCTACCTGGAACTTGAGATTACGGAAAGCCTAATGATCAATGGTGATGTAAAAGCTATCGATAAACTGGAAGAATTGAAAAAAGCAGGGGTGGGTATTGTGCTGGATGACTTTGGCACTGGCTATTCATCCTTAAGCTATCTCAACAGTTTGCCGATCCAAATATTAAAAATTGACAAAAGTTTTATTACTAATCTGCAACGTAAAGAAAGTGATATCAGTCTGGTTAAGGCAATCATTTCCCTGGCTCACAATCTTGGATTGAGGGTTGTGGCTGAAGGGGTGGAAAACACCGGACAGGTTAATATCCTTAAAGAGTGCCGGTGCGACTTCACCCAGGGCTTTCTTTATTCCCCGCCGGTAGATGAAAAGATGGCGGAAGAAATTTTAAAAAATCAATAA